Proteins found in one Aethina tumida isolate Nest 87 chromosome 1, icAetTumi1.1, whole genome shotgun sequence genomic segment:
- the LOC126264177 gene encoding golgin subfamily A member 6-like protein 22 isoform X2, which produces MVYESDFYTTRRYRTSPSLSTYTSSNVVSKQVRIVPSLGKIHIVHSCEPYDSSVAQRRLRVLATPPSKLRREYERIENLLRPHIGYSAQNRFLDSRSNVLFDDETRLIRAKSASLLKRIHAPVPRVQKLFPITSYRYEELLPARLTNDNYINRMLVTSARNPRIEYTTYWTEPTRKYIGQGHLSCVSYAGNRAYPRRRNVWLYEDPLRSDIQLLSYYIEKFRQEKGSAKIKEIKEKEVKLNPNRPSRRFSNKVEESSEELKQLREERAKRLERIYETEKKTEEKSLDEELKLKKIEEEKRILLEEQKKKEEEKKREREEERIKKQQQQQLEQEEREERKRLEEEAKLKKQQEEEEEEEERQRLEEEEERIKKQKQEEEEEKEAERKRIEEEQEAERKRIQEEEEREAELLKKQLEEEERLKLKQKLEEEEEELKRLEEEKQHLIRLEELAKQAEDEKEQELKRQAEELAELAKNQIEEIEEKQEISEPQPEKMEEKFEEIVPKIDDSVIGFNLEEETDKLEAKLNELAKERAQQESDVVEEEKEEEEEEEAVVLDQQEELKPEAVEEEEEEDPVAICEDLPEQEANSDEE; this is translated from the exons aacgtGGTCTCAAAACAAGTGAGGATCGTTCCGAGTTTAGGAAAG ATTCACATCGTGCACAGCTGCGAACCGTACGACTCGAGTGTTGCGCAGCGTCGTCTGCGCGTGTTGGCGACGCCGCCGTCCAAGCTGCGTCGTGAGTACGAACGCATCGAGAATTTGTTGCGTCCGCACATCGGCTATTCTGCGCAGAATCGCTTTTTGGACTCTCGTTCGAACGTG TTGTTCGACGACGAGACTCGTTTGATTCGTGCCAAGTCGGCTTCACTCTTGAAACGGATTCACGCTCCGGTTCCGCGCGTGCAGAAGCTGTTCCCGATCACGAGTTACAG GTATGAAGAACTGTTGCCGGCACGGTTGACCAACGACAACTACATCAACAGAATGTTGGTGACGTCGGCCAGAAACCCGAGGATCGAGTACACCACTTACTGGACCGAACCGACGCGAAAGTACATCG GTCAGGGACACCTGTCGTGCGTGTCGTACGCAGGAAATCGGGCTTATCCTCGCAGGAGGAACGTGTGGCTGTACGAGGATCCTCTCAGGAGCGACATTCAACTGCTCAGTTACTACATCGAAAAGTTCAGACAGGAAAAGGGATCGGCCAAGATCAAGGAGATCAAAGAGAAAGAAG taaaattaaatccaaATCGTCCCTCAAGAAGGTTTTCGAACAAAGTGGAAGAGTCGTCCGAAGAATTGAAGCAATTACGCGAAGAAAGGGCCAAACGATTGGAACGAATCTACGAAACGGAGAAAAAGACCGAAGAGAAATCGTTGGATGAGGAACTGAAATTGAAAAAGATCGAGGAAGAAAAGAG aattttattggaAGAACAAAAGAAAAAGGAAGAGGAAAAGAAACGGGAACGGGAAGAAGAGAGAatcaaaaaacaacaacaacaacagttgGAACAAGAAGAGAGGGAAGAACGAAAACGTTTAGAGGAGGaagcaaaattgaaaaaacaacaggaagaagaagaagaagaagaggaAAGGCAACGAttggaagaagaagaagaaagaataaagaaacaaaaacaagaagaagaagaagaaaaagaagcCGAACGTAAAAGGATTGAAGAGGAACAGGAAGCGGAAAGAAAAAGAATTCAAGAGGAAGAGGAGAGAGAagctgaattattaaaaaaacaattggaAGAAGAGGAAAGActtaaacttaaacaaaagTTGGAAGAGGAAGAGGAAGAACTGAAGCGTTTAGAGGAAGAGAAGCAACATCTAATTCGATTGGAAGAATTGGCGAAACAAGCGGAAGACGAGAAGGAACAAGAACTGAAACGACAAGCGGAAGAATTGGCGGAACTGGCCAAAAATCAGATCGAAGAAATCGaagaaaaacaagaaatttcCGAGCCACAGCCCGAAAAGATGgaagaaaaatttgaagaaattgtaCCGAAAATCGATGACTCTGTCATCGGCTTCAATTTGGAAGAAGAGACCGACAAATTGGAagcaaaactaaacgaacttGCCAAAGAGAGAGCACAACAAGAATCAGATGTTGTGGAAGAGGAGaaggaagaagaagaagaagaagaagcaGTAGTATTAGATCAACAAGAAGAGTTAAAACCGGAGGCAGTCGAGGAAGAGGAAGAGGAAGATCCGGTCGCGATTTGCGAAGATTTACCGGAACAAGAGGCCAACTCCGATGAAGAATGA
- the LOC109601462 gene encoding uncharacterized protein LOC109601462, translating into MEQIDGEPKSPLSIVIDDFDTKQQRLDNSKSPKKVATRCNVNVKHILDEAENRKEEFYKLLEEHNQVVENLKRMETRNE; encoded by the exons ATGGAACAGATCGACGGAGAACCGAAAAGTCCTCTCAG CATCGTAATCGACGATTTCGACACGAAACAACAGAGACTGGACAACTCGAAGAGTCCCAAAAAAGTTGCCACTCGCTGCAACGTCAACGTCAAACACATTTTG GACGAAGCGGAGAACCGCAAAGAGGAATTCTACAAGTTGCTGGAGGAACACAATCAGGTCGTTGAGAATCTGAAGAGGATGGAGACCAGAAACGAATAA
- the LOC109601456 gene encoding uncharacterized protein LOC109601456: MQQPNPNCFSAFDGVCLQRSAKFKKRMIYLRNPISGSEWSFWPDARFYYHYKIYRPLPFYDYYYPRTWLHNYWPSYRSMRYFLSDIPTEKGLTDVRMRNQLYWSDSKI, from the exons ATGCAGCAACCTAATCCGAATTGTTTCAGTGCTTTCGACGGTGTTTGTTTACAAAGATCggctaaatttaaaa AGAGAATGATCTACTTGAGGAATCCCATTTCCGGAAGCGAATGGTCCTTCTGGCCGGACGCGCGCTTCTACTACCACTACAAGATCTACAGACCGTTGCCCTTCTACGACTACTACTACCCCCGCACGTGGCTGCACAACTATTGGCCCTCCTACAGGTCCATGCGGTACTTCCTGAGCGACATTCCCACCGAGAAGGGACTCACCGACGTCAGA ATGAGGAACCAACTTTACTGGTCCGACAGCAAAATATAG
- the LOC126264177 gene encoding golgin subfamily A member 6-like protein 22 isoform X1 — MVYESDFYTTRRYRTSPSLSTYTSSNVVSKQVRIVPSLGKIHIVHSCEPYDSSVAQRRLRVLATPPSKLRREYERIENLLRPHIGYSAQNRFLDSRSNVLFDDETRLIRAKSASLLKRIHAPVPRVQKLFPITSYRYEELLPARLTNDNYINRMLVTSARNPRIEYTTYWTEPTRKYIGQGHLSCVSYAGNRAYPRRRNVWLYEDPLRSDIQLLSYYIEKFRQEKGSAKIKEIKEKEVKLNPNRPSRRFSNKVEESSEELKQLREERAKRLERIYETEKKTEEKSLDEELKLKKIEEEKRLNEEKILLEEQKKKEEEKKREREEERIKKQQQQQLEQEEREERKRLEEEAKLKKQQEEEEEEEERQRLEEEEERIKKQKQEEEEEKEAERKRIEEEQEAERKRIQEEEEREAELLKKQLEEEERLKLKQKLEEEEEELKRLEEEKQHLIRLEELAKQAEDEKEQELKRQAEELAELAKNQIEEIEEKQEISEPQPEKMEEKFEEIVPKIDDSVIGFNLEEETDKLEAKLNELAKERAQQESDVVEEEKEEEEEEEAVVLDQQEELKPEAVEEEEEEDPVAICEDLPEQEANSDEE; from the exons aacgtGGTCTCAAAACAAGTGAGGATCGTTCCGAGTTTAGGAAAG ATTCACATCGTGCACAGCTGCGAACCGTACGACTCGAGTGTTGCGCAGCGTCGTCTGCGCGTGTTGGCGACGCCGCCGTCCAAGCTGCGTCGTGAGTACGAACGCATCGAGAATTTGTTGCGTCCGCACATCGGCTATTCTGCGCAGAATCGCTTTTTGGACTCTCGTTCGAACGTG TTGTTCGACGACGAGACTCGTTTGATTCGTGCCAAGTCGGCTTCACTCTTGAAACGGATTCACGCTCCGGTTCCGCGCGTGCAGAAGCTGTTCCCGATCACGAGTTACAG GTATGAAGAACTGTTGCCGGCACGGTTGACCAACGACAACTACATCAACAGAATGTTGGTGACGTCGGCCAGAAACCCGAGGATCGAGTACACCACTTACTGGACCGAACCGACGCGAAAGTACATCG GTCAGGGACACCTGTCGTGCGTGTCGTACGCAGGAAATCGGGCTTATCCTCGCAGGAGGAACGTGTGGCTGTACGAGGATCCTCTCAGGAGCGACATTCAACTGCTCAGTTACTACATCGAAAAGTTCAGACAGGAAAAGGGATCGGCCAAGATCAAGGAGATCAAAGAGAAAGAAG taaaattaaatccaaATCGTCCCTCAAGAAGGTTTTCGAACAAAGTGGAAGAGTCGTCCGAAGAATTGAAGCAATTACGCGAAGAAAGGGCCAAACGATTGGAACGAATCTACGAAACGGAGAAAAAGACCGAAGAGAAATCGTTGGATGAGGAACTGAAATTGAAAAAGATCGAGGAAGAAAAGAGGTTAAACGAAGAAAA aattttattggaAGAACAAAAGAAAAAGGAAGAGGAAAAGAAACGGGAACGGGAAGAAGAGAGAatcaaaaaacaacaacaacaacagttgGAACAAGAAGAGAGGGAAGAACGAAAACGTTTAGAGGAGGaagcaaaattgaaaaaacaacaggaagaagaagaagaagaagaggaAAGGCAACGAttggaagaagaagaagaaagaataaagaaacaaaaacaagaagaagaagaagaaaaagaagcCGAACGTAAAAGGATTGAAGAGGAACAGGAAGCGGAAAGAAAAAGAATTCAAGAGGAAGAGGAGAGAGAagctgaattattaaaaaaacaattggaAGAAGAGGAAAGActtaaacttaaacaaaagTTGGAAGAGGAAGAGGAAGAACTGAAGCGTTTAGAGGAAGAGAAGCAACATCTAATTCGATTGGAAGAATTGGCGAAACAAGCGGAAGACGAGAAGGAACAAGAACTGAAACGACAAGCGGAAGAATTGGCGGAACTGGCCAAAAATCAGATCGAAGAAATCGaagaaaaacaagaaatttcCGAGCCACAGCCCGAAAAGATGgaagaaaaatttgaagaaattgtaCCGAAAATCGATGACTCTGTCATCGGCTTCAATTTGGAAGAAGAGACCGACAAATTGGAagcaaaactaaacgaacttGCCAAAGAGAGAGCACAACAAGAATCAGATGTTGTGGAAGAGGAGaaggaagaagaagaagaagaagaagcaGTAGTATTAGATCAACAAGAAGAGTTAAAACCGGAGGCAGTCGAGGAAGAGGAAGAGGAAGATCCGGTCGCGATTTGCGAAGATTTACCGGAACAAGAGGCCAACTCCGATGAAGAATGA
- the LOC126264177 gene encoding golgin subfamily A member 6-like protein 22 isoform X3, whose product MIITTLPSTTTTTTTTTYEYSYYPETTTRYYKPLTLYYNYYYPLRSLNYYSTYWPSTYTYYWPRSYNYWKYLSWPSDKFWYLKTLFDDETRLIRAKSASLLKRIHAPVPRVQKLFPITSYRYEELLPARLTNDNYINRMLVTSARNPRIEYTTYWTEPTRKYIGQGHLSCVSYAGNRAYPRRRNVWLYEDPLRSDIQLLSYYIEKFRQEKGSAKIKEIKEKEVKLNPNRPSRRFSNKVEESSEELKQLREERAKRLERIYETEKKTEEKSLDEELKLKKIEEEKRLNEEKILLEEQKKKEEEKKREREEERIKKQQQQQLEQEEREERKRLEEEAKLKKQQEEEEEEEERQRLEEEEERIKKQKQEEEEEKEAERKRIEEEQEAERKRIQEEEEREAELLKKQLEEEERLKLKQKLEEEEEELKRLEEEKQHLIRLEELAKQAEDEKEQELKRQAEELAELAKNQIEEIEEKQEISEPQPEKMEEKFEEIVPKIDDSVIGFNLEEETDKLEAKLNELAKERAQQESDVVEEEKEEEEEEEAVVLDQQEELKPEAVEEEEEEDPVAICEDLPEQEANSDEE is encoded by the exons ATGATCATAACAACTTTGCCatcgacgacgacgacgacgaccaCAACAACGTACGAATACAGTTATTACCCCGAAACGACGACGCGCTATTACAAACCGCTCACGCTCTACTACAATTACTATTACCCGCTGCGGAGTTTGAACTACTACTCGACCTACTGGCCCTCCACGTACACGTACTACTGGCCGCGAAGCTACAACTACTGGAAGTACCTGAGCTGGCCCAGCGACAAGTTCTGGTACTTGAAGACC TTGTTCGACGACGAGACTCGTTTGATTCGTGCCAAGTCGGCTTCACTCTTGAAACGGATTCACGCTCCGGTTCCGCGCGTGCAGAAGCTGTTCCCGATCACGAGTTACAG GTATGAAGAACTGTTGCCGGCACGGTTGACCAACGACAACTACATCAACAGAATGTTGGTGACGTCGGCCAGAAACCCGAGGATCGAGTACACCACTTACTGGACCGAACCGACGCGAAAGTACATCG GTCAGGGACACCTGTCGTGCGTGTCGTACGCAGGAAATCGGGCTTATCCTCGCAGGAGGAACGTGTGGCTGTACGAGGATCCTCTCAGGAGCGACATTCAACTGCTCAGTTACTACATCGAAAAGTTCAGACAGGAAAAGGGATCGGCCAAGATCAAGGAGATCAAAGAGAAAGAAG taaaattaaatccaaATCGTCCCTCAAGAAGGTTTTCGAACAAAGTGGAAGAGTCGTCCGAAGAATTGAAGCAATTACGCGAAGAAAGGGCCAAACGATTGGAACGAATCTACGAAACGGAGAAAAAGACCGAAGAGAAATCGTTGGATGAGGAACTGAAATTGAAAAAGATCGAGGAAGAAAAGAGGTTAAACGAAGAAAA aattttattggaAGAACAAAAGAAAAAGGAAGAGGAAAAGAAACGGGAACGGGAAGAAGAGAGAatcaaaaaacaacaacaacaacagttgGAACAAGAAGAGAGGGAAGAACGAAAACGTTTAGAGGAGGaagcaaaattgaaaaaacaacaggaagaagaagaagaagaagaggaAAGGCAACGAttggaagaagaagaagaaagaataaagaaacaaaaacaagaagaagaagaagaaaaagaagcCGAACGTAAAAGGATTGAAGAGGAACAGGAAGCGGAAAGAAAAAGAATTCAAGAGGAAGAGGAGAGAGAagctgaattattaaaaaaacaattggaAGAAGAGGAAAGActtaaacttaaacaaaagTTGGAAGAGGAAGAGGAAGAACTGAAGCGTTTAGAGGAAGAGAAGCAACATCTAATTCGATTGGAAGAATTGGCGAAACAAGCGGAAGACGAGAAGGAACAAGAACTGAAACGACAAGCGGAAGAATTGGCGGAACTGGCCAAAAATCAGATCGAAGAAATCGaagaaaaacaagaaatttcCGAGCCACAGCCCGAAAAGATGgaagaaaaatttgaagaaattgtaCCGAAAATCGATGACTCTGTCATCGGCTTCAATTTGGAAGAAGAGACCGACAAATTGGAagcaaaactaaacgaacttGCCAAAGAGAGAGCACAACAAGAATCAGATGTTGTGGAAGAGGAGaaggaagaagaagaagaagaagaagcaGTAGTATTAGATCAACAAGAAGAGTTAAAACCGGAGGCAGTCGAGGAAGAGGAAGAGGAAGATCCGGTCGCGATTTGCGAAGATTTACCGGAACAAGAGGCCAACTCCGATGAAGAATGA
- the LOC109601455 gene encoding uncharacterized protein LOC109601455, whose protein sequence is MVLVRYHPISYYSSLWRDYYPDYSYYYYRPLRWYRSYWPLYWYSTSLWPSWRSYYRYFLDDYYPTYKYRSSNWALKLSSFIDDMCLESRKRSAEFRLKNYYYSPLALTYKYL, encoded by the exons ATGGTTCTGGTTCGTTACCACCCGATCTCGTACTATTCGAGTCTGTGGCGCGATTATTACCCCGACTACTCTTACTATTACTATCGACCGCTGAGATGGTACCGCAGTTATTGGCCTCTCTATTGGTACTCGACCAGTCTGTGGCCCAGCTGGAGAAGTTACTACCGATACTTCCTGGACGATTACTACCCCACCTACAAG TACCGCTCCTCGAATTGGGCCCTCAAACTGTCCTCCTTCATTGACGACATGTGTCTCGAATCCCGCAAAAGAAGTGCAGAG TTCCGCCTCAAGAACTATTACTATTCGCCGCTTGCGTTGACCTACAAATACCTCTGA
- the LOC109601459 gene encoding trace amine-associated receptor 1, with the protein MNPTFPIVIFITPTTIIGNSLILIAIFRFKRLRSPSNYLLTSLATSDLAIGILLPLATFQKQRNTYVCLVTNCTLICLVSVSVLVIVAVAFDRFTSLAKPLRYNNLITHSTVERYILMFWLYSLLVGFTPLVYHVRNRADSLDDCCTFGKAVPKHLQLFVLCAVFGPSTLVLTFCYCYIYVIAKKHARAIQNEHRQIGTKGGSRYGIALAITSGTFLGLWTPFQICVLSDVFFGTEILSSRNSMFLAVPVLVSSASNPWVYGYRNSELRSAVRKVVDDLLTALGFTYRSKENSEMNFLPSCAATFGDVGSFIQHVQRDFDLASWHPNPQGDFLLVPIVRPETSISSGNAQRTTAKEFEGDEPNILISIDHPRILRNSKSMVESFAIADGKDILIVTSNKIKHGSSVL; encoded by the exons ATGAATCCCACATTTCCCATCGTGATTTTCATCACTCCGACGACGATAATCGGCAACTCTCTCATCCTGATCGCGATCTTCCGGTTCAAACGACTGAGGTCGCCGTCCAACTATCTGCTGACCAGTCTGGCCACTTCCGACTTGGCCATCGGAATCCTCCTTCCTCTGGCCACGTTCCAGAAGCAGCGCAACACCTACGTGTGCCTCGTGACCAACTGCACTCTGATCTGTCTGGTGTCCGTGTCCGTTCTGGTAATCGTGGCCGTGGCATTCGACCGGTTCACCTCGCTGGCGAAGCCGCTGCGCTACAACAACCTCATCACGCATTCCACCGTCGAACGGTACATCCTCATGTTCTGGCTCTACTCCCTCTTGGTCGGATTCACTCCCCTCGTGTACCACGTGCGCAATCGGGCGGATTCGTTGGACGACTGCTGCACCTTCGGCAAGGCGGTGCCGAAGCATCTGCAGCTGTTCGTCCTGTGCGCCGTCTTCGGCCCTTCCACTCTCGTCCTGACCTTTTGCTACTGTTACATCTACGTGATTGCGAAGAAGCACGCGCGCGCCATTCAGAACGAACACCGACAGATCGGGACGAAGGGCGGAAGTCGGTACGGAATCGCGTTGGCGATCACGTCCGGCACGTTCTTGGGTCTGTGGACTCCGTTTCAG ATCTGCGTCTTATCGGACGTCTTCTTCGGCACGGAGATTCTGTCCAGCAGGAATTCGATGTTCCTGGCAGTGCCGGTGTTGGTCAGCAGCGCCTCTAATCCGTGGGTTTACGGTTACCGGAATTCCGAACTGAGGAGTGCAGTTCGGAAAGTCGTCGACGATTTGTTGACCGCTTTGG GATTCACGTACCGAAGCAAGGAGAACTCCGAAATGAACTTTTTGCCGAGTTGTGCGGCGACTTTCGGTGACGTCGGTTCGTTCATTCAACATGTTCAGCGGGACTTTGATCTGGCTTCGTGGCATCCGAATCCGCAAGGCGATTTCCTGCTGGTTCCCATTGTCCGACCGGAGACGTCGATTTCGTCCGGAAACGCACAAAGAACGACCGCAAAAGAGTTTGAAGGCGACGAACCCAACATTCTCATTTCGATCGACCATCCGAGAATTTTGCGCAACTCGAAATCGATGGTCGAGAGCTTCGCCATCGCCGACGGAAAAGACATTTTGATCGTAACGAGCAACAAAATCAAACACGGCTCGAGCGTGTTGTAA